The following proteins come from a genomic window of Gadus morhua chromosome 11, gadMor3.0, whole genome shotgun sequence:
- the srrd gene encoding SRR1-like protein produces MSEKAEEWQVARRRKGTPRRSKAPQVSLTPQDQGCCQDEFNTNKTLLRIRETMSELRCEDFWLDWKKRLLSSSATAAAPSPDGGAPELPVDQQEEGSVGTTAPGLECVCYGLGSFSSCVSARYQLAMMLLLLEALEIPPRLCWVFDPVFSAGEKEVLRELDLSVLTENEEGKRLTKRPTIFYLMHCGKALYNNLLWRNWERERLPLLTIIGNSFSGIQERTVERELRRDYLFLHQAVALCEERPLRCPPRLLDVFNDTALITFPPGRLSQLPQCTWAEAAEPRYEHCPDLEIIRREEEQGRS; encoded by the exons ATGAGTGAGAAGGCGGAGGAGTGGCAGGTGGcccggaggaggaagggaaccCCGCGGAGGTCCAAGGCGCCACAGGTGAGCCTGACCCCCCAGGATCAGGGATGTTGTCAGGATGAGTTCAATACCAACAAAACCCTTCTGCGGATAAGAGAAACCAT GTCTGAGTTGAGATGTGAAGACTTTTGGCTTGATTGGAAAA AGCGGTTGTTGTCGAGCTCAGCGACCGCCGCAGCACCTTCACCAGATGGTGGCGCCCCTGAGCTACCTGTGGACCAGCAGGAGGAAGGCAGCGTTGGCACGACAGCTCCCGGGCTGGAGTGTGTCTGCTACGGCCTgggttccttctcctcctgcgtCTCAGCACGCTACCAGCTGGccatgatgctgctgctgcttgaggcTCTGGAG ATCCCCCCTCGGCTGTGCTGGGTGTTTGATCCCGTGTTCTCGgcaggagagaaggaggtgCTCCGAGAACTGGATCTCTCGGTTCTCACCGAGAACGAG GAGGGGAAGCGATTGACGAAGAGGCCGACCATCTTCTATCTGATGCATTGTGGGAAAGCGCTTTACAACAACCTGCTGTGGAGGaactgggagagagaaaggttaCCTCTGCTGACCATCATAGGGAACAGCTTCTCTGGCATCCAGGAGAG gacgGTGGAGCGGGAGCTGCGCCGGGActacctcttcctccaccaggcGGTGGCGCTGTGCGAGGAGCGGCCGCTGCGCTGCCCGCCACGCCTGCTGGACGTCTTCAACGACACGGCGCTCATCACCTTCCCCCCCGGCCGCCTCAGCcaactcccacaatgcacctggGCCGAGGCCGCCGAGCCGCGGTACGAACACTGCCCCGACCTGGAGATCAtacggagggaggaggagcaggggaggagctga